Genomic DNA from Alphaproteobacteria bacterium PA2:
GCTATCGCCACAGCGCTCCGCAGGTCTTCCAGACTGAAATTGTCCAGCATGACCACATCAGGTCGATGAGGCAGGGCTTCCTGCAACTGGATCAGGCTGTCGACCTCAACCTCGATCTTTGTCAGATGGCCCGCAAACGCCCTGGCCCGGGTCAAGGCCTCGCCAACACCGCCGCAAGCGGCCACGTGATTGTCCTTGATCAGGATGGCGTCATCCAGCCCGAAGCGGTGATTGACGCCGCCACCACAGCGAACGGCGTACTTCTCAAGATGGCGAAGGCCGGGCGTGGTCTTTCGCGTATCCACGATCCGCGCGCCGGTTCCGGCGACGGCGTCCACATAGGCCCGGGTCAGGGTTGCAACGCCAGACAACCTGCCCAGAAGGTTCAGGGCCGTCCGCTCGGCCGAAAGCAGGGCGCGGGCCTGGGCTGATACCCTCGCCAGGACGGTTCCCGGTTCCAGGAGTCCGCCGTCTTCCACCAGGGTTTCAAATCGGGCCGATGGATCCATGGCGAGAATGGCCAGCCGGGCGCAGGCCAGTCCGGCTGTGACACCTTTCCCCCGGACGGCGAACACGGCATCGAGGCGAGCCTCAGGCGCTATGCAGGCCATGGCCGTTATGTCGCCGGCGCGGCCGAGGTCTTCAGCCAGGGCTGCACGGACAACCGGTTCGATCAGCAGGTCCGGAAGGGGCGCGATCATGCCGCAAGGCTCTCCATGACGCCGCCCTTCAAGGTTATCAGGGTCC
This window encodes:
- the nadC gene encoding nicotinate-nucleotide diphosphorylase (carboxylating), with protein sequence MIAPLPDLLIEPVVRAALAEDLGRAGDITAMACIAPEARLDAVFAVRGKGVTAGLACARLAILAMDPSARFETLVEDGGLLEPGTVLARVSAQARALLSAERTALNLLGRLSGVATLTRAYVDAVAGTGARIVDTRKTTPGLRHLEKYAVRCGGGVNHRFGLDDAILIKDNHVAACGGVGEALTRARAFAGHLTKIEVEVDSLIQLQEALPHRPDVVMLDNFSLEDLRSAVAIAKGAVTLEASGGVNLITVRAIAETGVQVISVGALTHSAPVLDIGLDAV